The DNA segment AGGACGGCTATTACTGGATCACGGGCCGGGTGGACGATGTCATCAACGTCTCCGGCCACCGGCTCGGAACGGCCGAGGTGGAGTCCGCGCTGGTCGCCCATCCCAAGGTCGCCGAGGCCGCCGTCGTCGGCTATCCCCACGACATCAAGGGGCAGGGCATCTATGCTTATGTCACCTTGAATGCGGGCGAGACGCCGACGGAGGAGTTGCGCAAGGAACTCGTCGCCTGGGTCGGCAAGGAAATCGGCCGGATCGCCGCGCCGGACCTGCTGCAGTTCGCCCCCGGGCTGCCCAAGACCCGGTCCGGCAAGATCATGCGCCGCATCCTGCGCAAGATCGCGGAAGACGATCAGGGAAATTTAGGCGATATTTCCACCTTGGCGGAACCGGGGGTGGTGTCCGACCTTGTAGACAACAGACTCAACAGACATTAGCGCGTCGAGGGGACGATCCACATGGAGTTGCTGACCAATCCTGACGCATGGGCGTCGCTGCTTACGCTCACCCTGATGGAAATCGTCCTCGGTATCGACAACGTGATTTTCATCGCGTTGCTGGTCCAGCGGCTACCGCCCGAACAACAGGCCAAGGCGCGTGTGCTCGGCCTGGGCGCGGCTCTGGTGATGCGCGTGATCCTGCTGTTCGCCATCGTCTGGCTGATTCAGCTTACCGAGCCGCTGTTCACCGTCATGGACAACGAGATTTCATGGCGCGACATCATCCTGATCGCCGGCGGCGTCTTTCTCGTCGTCAAGGCGACCACGGAGATCCATCATTCCATCGAGGGCGTCGAGGAAGTGCGCAAGGTCGGGGTTCATGCCGCCTTCGGCATGACCATCCTGCAGATCATGTTGCTCGACATCGTGTTCTCGTTCGACTCGGTGCTGACCGCCATCGGCATGGCCGAGCATATCGAGATCATGATCGTCGCGGTCGTCATCGCCATCGGGGTGATGCTGTTCGCGGCCGGACCGATCTCGGATTTCATTCATAAACATCCGACCACCAAGATGCTTGCGCTCAGCTTCCTGCTCATGATCGGCATGGCGCTGATCGCCGATGGCTTTGGCTTCCATCTGCCACGCGGCTACATCTATGCGGCGATCGGCTTCTCCGTCCTGGTCGAGGTGCTGAACCTCGCCGTGCAGAAGCGGCGCGCGAACAAGAGCCACTAGCCCGCGGCCTGCCGCGCCAGGTTCAGGGACTTGTCACGGCGCTCTTGCCTCTCGGCAAGGGCGCCGGTTTCGTTCAGGCCATGAAGCCCCGCGCCACGCCGACGACCGTGATCGCCATCAGGGCCAGGGTCGCGCCCAGGGTGATCAGCATGCCGGCGCCTCGCTTCGCCGGGTCCCTCGTGTAGGTAACGGCGTAAAGCACACGCCCGATCAGCCATACCACGCCGATGGCTGCCGTCCAGACGTCTCCGACGACAGGCACCGCGAGCCAGAGAACCGGCAGGAACAGCACCAGCTGCTCCACCGTGTTGAGGTGAACGCGGTAGGCCCGTTCGAAAGTGGGATGGCCGCTGGTCGCCGGCGCGGCAACACCGGTCTTGCCGCGTAGCGCACCCACGCGGAAACTCAGCAAAATGGTGTAGAAGATGACGGCGATGGTCACCAGCGCCGTCAGTTTGGCCTCGATCATGGACATCCTCCCCTGGTCAGGAAGGGATCATATCGCGACGCGGCTTAGAAATCGCTGACGATGCCATTGCGCTCCCAGTCGCCGTACCGCGTCGGCTCGGGACCCTTGGGCCCACCATACTCTTTCGGCTTATCGTCCACCTTCGCCGGCTCGGCCGGCTTTACCGTCTCGTCGGGCTGCTTTTTTGTCTCATCGGTCATGCAAGGCTCCGCCTGATTGCCAGAACCAGATATGGCACCGGTCGGCCATGCGGCCAAGCCGCGATTTCCCCACGACCGAACGGGATTGAAGACGGAACCGGAGTTATTACATACCGGAGGCTCAATCACTCAGAGGCCCGAACGACAATGAACTGGTTTCGCACAACCTTGCTGATGGCGGCGCTGACCGCGCTGTTCATGGGTATCGGCGCCATGATCGGCGGCGGGGCCGGCGCACTGGTCGCGCTGCTGGTCGCGGCGGGCATGAACATGTTCGCCTACTGGAACTCCGACAAGATGCTGCTGCGCATGCACAACGCGCAGCCGGTGGATCAGCGCTCGGCGCCCGAGCTTTATGAAATGGTCGCGGACCTGGCGCACAATGCCGGCATTCCCATGCCGAAGGTCTACATTGTCGACGAAGACCAGCCCAATGCCTTTGCCACAGGCCGCGATCCCCAGCATGGCGCGGTGGCGGTGACTACCGGCCTTCTGCGCATGCTGAGCCATCAGGAACTGGCCGGTGTGGTGGCGCACGAGCTGGCGCACATCAAGAACCGCGACACGCTGATCATGACTATCACGGCGACGGTCGCGGGCGCGATCTCCATGCTGGCGAACTTCGCCTTCTTCTTCGGTGGCAACCGCGACAATCCCATGGGCATCGTCGGCTCCATCGCCATGATGATCCTGGCCCCGATCGCCGCCATGCTGGTGCAGATGGCGATCTCGCGCACCCGCGA comes from the Iodidimonas sp. SYSU 1G8 genome and includes:
- a CDS encoding TerC family protein, translated to MELLTNPDAWASLLTLTLMEIVLGIDNVIFIALLVQRLPPEQQAKARVLGLGAALVMRVILLFAIVWLIQLTEPLFTVMDNEISWRDIILIAGGVFLVVKATTEIHHSIEGVEEVRKVGVHAAFGMTILQIMLLDIVFSFDSVLTAIGMAEHIEIMIVAVVIAIGVMLFAAGPISDFIHKHPTTKMLALSFLLMIGMALIADGFGFHLPRGYIYAAIGFSVLVEVLNLAVQKRRANKSH
- a CDS encoding MAPEG family protein produces the protein MIEAKLTALVTIAVIFYTILLSFRVGALRGKTGVAAPATSGHPTFERAYRVHLNTVEQLVLFLPVLWLAVPVVGDVWTAAIGVVWLIGRVLYAVTYTRDPAKRGAGMLITLGATLALMAITVVGVARGFMA
- the htpX gene encoding zinc metalloprotease HtpX → MNWFRTTLLMAALTALFMGIGAMIGGGAGALVALLVAAGMNMFAYWNSDKMLLRMHNAQPVDQRSAPELYEMVADLAHNAGIPMPKVYIVDEDQPNAFATGRDPQHGAVAVTTGLLRMLSHQELAGVVAHELAHIKNRDTLIMTITATVAGAISMLANFAFFFGGNRDNPMGIVGSIAMMILAPIAAMLVQMAISRTREYAADRAGAEICGRPMWLASALGKLEQGARRIDNPAAEQNPATAHMFIVNPLHGGRMDGLFTTHPRTENRIAALRQMADAGAGPWG
- a CDS encoding succinate dehydrogenase assembly factor 4; this translates as MTDETKKQPDETVKPAEPAKVDDKPKEYGGPKGPEPTRYGDWERNGIVSDF